One segment of Castanea sativa cultivar Marrone di Chiusa Pesio chromosome 3, ASM4071231v1 DNA contains the following:
- the LOC142630030 gene encoding very-long-chain 3-oxoacyl-CoA reductase 1-like: MHTCVLDKLKTQPFWVLVLFTLGSLSALKLSLTFLNWVYVNFLRPPKNLKKHYGSWALVTGPTDGIGKGFAFQLARAGLNLVLVGRNPEKLKDVSDSIQAKYSKTQIKNVVVDFSGDLSEGIKRISETIEGLDVGVLVNNVGVSYPYARFFHEVDEELLKNLIQINVVGTTKVTQAVLPGMLKRKRGAIVNIGSGAAIVIPSDPLYAVYAATKAYIDQFSRCLYVEYKKSGIDVQCQVPLYVATKMASIKRSSFLVPSTDGYARAALRHIGYEPRCTPYWPHTLLWALAYSLPEFVVDAWRLRFCLGIRKRGQLKDSRKKE; encoded by the exons ATGCATACCTGTGTTCTAGACAAGCTCAAGACTCAACCTTTCTGGGTTCTAGTGCTTTTCACTTTAGGTTCTCTCTCGGCTCTAAAACTTTCTCTCACTTTCCTCAACTGGGTCTACGTCAATTTTCTCAGACCacccaaaaatctcaaaaagcaCTACGGCTCATGGGCACTCGTAACTGGACCCACTGATGGTATTGGCAAAGGTTTCGCCTTTCAATTGGCTCGGGCGGGGCTTAATCTTGTCTTGGTGGGTCGGAATCCAGAGAAGCTCAAAGATGTCTCGGATTCGATTCAAGCCAAGTACAGCAAAACCCAGATCAAGAATGTTGTTGTGGATTTCTCTGGTGATTTGTCTGAGGGGATTAAGAGGATTAGTGAAACTATTGAGGGTTTAGATGTTGGGGTTTTGGTCAACAACGTTGGGGTATCGTACCCTTATGCCAGGTTTTTTCATGAAGTGGATGAGGAGCTTTTGAAGAATTTGATTCAAATCAATGTTGTTGGCACTACTAAGGTTACTCAGGCTGTTTTGCCTGGGATGCTCAAGAGGAAGAGAGGTGCAATTGTTAACATTGGCTCTGGAGCTGCCATTGTGATTCCTTCTGATCCTCTTTATGCTGTTTACGCAGCCACTAAAGC GTATATTGATCAATTCTCGAGGTGTCTCTATGTTGAATACAAGAAAAGTGGAATCGATGTTCAGTGTCAG GTTCCGCTATATGTGGCAACCAAGATGGCATCAATCAAGAGGTCCTCCTTCCTTGTTCCATCAACAGATGGATATGCCCGAGCAGCTTTGCGTCACATAGGCTACGAGCCTCGTTGCACACCTTACTGGCCACACACCCTCCTCTGGGCTTTGGCCTACTCCTTGCCAGAGTTTGTTGTTGATGCATGGCGGCTGAGGTTTTGCCTTGGAATTCGAAAGAGGGGACAACTCAAGGACTCAAGGAAGAAGGAATAA